In a single window of the Flavivirga spongiicola genome:
- a CDS encoding dicarboxylate/amino acid:cation symporter, with protein sequence MKKLALHWKILLGMFLGVVVGLLMTNFEGGKELIQDWIKPFGKIFINSLKLIAIPLILAALIKGVSDLKDISKLSKMGGRTIGIYISTTIIAVSIGLLLVNIVDPGYSISEGTRTEMVSNYSDNTTKYKETAKTQKDAGPLKPLEDLVPENIFSSATSNRNMLQVIFFSVFFGIGLILIPEEKGRTVKNFFDGFNEVILKMVDLIMLAAPYGVFALLAALVAESPSIDLFKALGWYALTVAIGLLLMVTIYTAMVLIFTKKKPKFFINGISPAQLLAFSTSSSAATLPVTMERVTEHLGVEEEVASFVLPIGATINMDGTSLYQAVAAVFIAQAFGMDLDFSTQLGIIATATLASIGSAAVPGAGMVMLVGVLGYAGIPEAGLALIFAVDRPLDMCRTAVNVTGDAAVSMLVAKSIGKLGEPKVKEWDDNYMK encoded by the coding sequence ATGAAAAAACTCGCATTACATTGGAAAATACTACTCGGCATGTTTTTAGGCGTAGTCGTTGGTTTATTAATGACTAATTTTGAGGGAGGGAAAGAACTCATTCAGGACTGGATTAAACCTTTTGGTAAAATATTTATTAATTCTTTAAAACTCATTGCAATACCATTAATATTGGCAGCTCTTATTAAAGGGGTATCCGATTTAAAAGATATCTCAAAACTTTCAAAAATGGGAGGTAGGACTATTGGTATTTATATTAGCACAACAATTATAGCAGTTTCTATTGGTCTACTTTTAGTAAATATCGTAGATCCTGGGTATTCAATTTCCGAAGGTACCAGAACTGAAATGGTAAGTAATTATAGTGATAATACTACGAAGTACAAAGAAACTGCCAAAACACAAAAAGATGCTGGACCATTAAAACCATTAGAAGATTTGGTACCTGAGAATATATTTTCTTCTGCCACTAGTAATCGTAACATGCTCCAAGTCATATTTTTTTCAGTATTTTTTGGTATTGGTCTTATTTTAATTCCTGAAGAAAAGGGAAGAACAGTCAAAAATTTCTTCGACGGGTTTAACGAAGTTATTTTAAAAATGGTTGATTTAATCATGCTTGCTGCACCTTATGGTGTATTTGCATTATTAGCCGCTTTAGTTGCTGAATCGCCTAGTATAGATTTGTTTAAAGCATTAGGATGGTATGCCTTAACCGTTGCTATTGGGTTATTATTAATGGTAACTATTTACACTGCAATGGTTTTAATCTTCACTAAAAAGAAACCAAAATTTTTCATCAACGGGATATCTCCAGCACAACTTTTAGCCTTTTCTACAAGTTCAAGTGCCGCCACATTACCAGTTACAATGGAGCGTGTAACAGAACATTTAGGTGTTGAAGAAGAAGTAGCAAGTTTCGTTTTACCAATAGGAGCCACTATTAATATGGATGGCACCAGCTTATACCAAGCTGTGGCAGCAGTGTTTATTGCTCAAGCCTTTGGTATGGATCTCGACTTTTCTACACAATTAGGTATCATAGCTACTGCAACTTTGGCTTCTATTGGTAGTGCGGCTGTACCAGGTGCTGGTATGGTCATGTTGGTTGGTGTGCTTGGTTACGCTGGAATCCCTGAAGCAGGTTTGGCATTGATTTTTGCTGTAGATAGACCATTAGATATGTGCAGAACGGCTGTTAACGTTACCGGAGATGCAGCTGTTTCTATGCTTGTTGCAAAATCTATAGGGAAATTAGGAGAACCAAAAGTAAAAGAGTGGGATGATAATTATATGAAATAA
- a CDS encoding fibronectin type III domain-containing protein: MNFKTLLHKNLVKVINCIFFFLLVFNCSSGGGDDSTPPINNNDTTPPTVPTNLVSVNTTETTTDLSWTASTDNIAVQTYLIFKDGSNLLSNTSTSKTITGLDPNTTYTFKVQAKDTAGNTSGFSNEVSITTPAVTAELQVASGDIETYMDNIIDNVPGDSGDNYTVPSTNQLNIWSLVIDAILAENISEAVSKSSEVNYQITEFTDTSLSPNQVFYILEEKSSQSNYWGTYVFSKTPTRDNLILMAPHIKNDTNTGKQAVYCFKNNVAKAVFISGTHRCNNSESSSCSGTTSTCGSSEAYRVSDMAHNTQSAFQKTTENVLNTVSNSVFIQLHGFGKQPSDPYVILSNGTRETPTTDYASLIKDALLIEDNSLTFQLAHINTNWTRLIGFTNTQGRLINASADHCSTSATTTSGRFIHIEQEKSKLRNDAAGWIKMSNALGSVFN; the protein is encoded by the coding sequence ATGAATTTTAAAACGCTTTTACACAAAAATTTAGTTAAAGTTATAAACTGTATATTCTTTTTTCTATTAGTATTTAATTGTTCTTCTGGAGGTGGAGACGATTCTACTCCACCAATAAATAACAACGATACAACACCGCCAACTGTTCCAACAAATCTAGTCTCTGTAAACACTACTGAAACAACTACTGATTTAAGTTGGACAGCTTCAACAGATAACATAGCGGTGCAAACTTATTTGATTTTTAAAGATGGTTCTAATTTACTATCTAACACGTCTACCTCAAAAACGATTACAGGTCTAGACCCAAACACAACATACACTTTTAAAGTTCAAGCTAAAGATACTGCAGGAAACACTTCTGGTTTTAGCAATGAAGTTTCTATAACAACGCCAGCTGTAACTGCTGAATTACAAGTAGCGTCTGGAGACATAGAAACTTATATGGACAATATAATAGATAATGTTCCTGGAGATTCTGGGGATAATTATACGGTTCCGTCTACAAATCAATTAAATATTTGGAGCTTAGTAATTGATGCCATTCTAGCTGAAAATATTTCTGAAGCAGTATCAAAATCATCCGAAGTCAATTACCAGATAACCGAGTTTACAGATACATCATTATCGCCAAACCAAGTGTTTTATATATTAGAAGAGAAAAGCTCCCAATCTAATTATTGGGGAACCTATGTATTTAGCAAAACACCAACTAGAGACAACCTAATACTTATGGCTCCTCATATAAAAAATGACACTAATACGGGGAAACAAGCTGTATATTGCTTTAAAAACAATGTTGCCAAGGCTGTTTTTATAAGCGGGACACACCGTTGTAATAACTCTGAATCTTCATCTTGCTCTGGTACCACAAGTACTTGCGGTTCTAGTGAGGCTTATCGTGTTTCTGATATGGCTCATAATACGCAATCTGCATTTCAAAAAACTACCGAAAATGTACTAAATACTGTTTCAAATTCAGTCTTCATTCAATTACATGGATTTGGTAAGCAACCATCAGACCCATATGTAATACTAAGCAATGGTACACGTGAAACTCCAACAACCGATTATGCTTCTTTAATTAAAGATGCCCTTTTAATTGAAGACAACTCTTTAACATTTCAATTAGCTCATATTAACACAAACTGGACACGCCTTATTGGATTTACCAATACACAAGGACGTTTAATAAATGCTTCCGCAGATCATTGCAGCACATCGGCAACAACAACATCAGGAAGATTCATTCATATAGAACAAGAAAAATCTAAATTAAGAAACGATGCCGCTGGATGGATAAAAATGAGCAATGCTCTCGGTAGTGTTTTTAATTAA
- a CDS encoding glutamate racemase, with protein sequence MRNLNVLLLVSLFIFSCKQKAKETEHVEVKKRTIVSTIIEDKDNFYHIDFNNYPLKEKSLPIGVFDSGTGGLTVLKAIVNYDENNNENYTKGRDGEIDFNKEAFIYLGDQANMPYGNYSKENKVDLLNEHIIKDAQFLMSNKYYSDASDTTVNTDKQPVKAIVIACNTATAYGKEYIEEFLKKANSNLKVIGVIDAGVRGTLATIKKDENAIVGVLATAGTVASKGYSKTLLKFKDEFGYTGHIEVFSQGGVGIAEAVDEDPNYYDKNLKKPRNDYKGPSLDGDVKIDKTLFDIYNFDFDNSKMLCDTEKSDDCSILQINDAKNYVRYHLVTLMEQIRQSKTNNKLKSIILGCTHYPYMTEEIDAILKELYRYKGKEGKYLYRDFMVENIQLIDPAVDTAKELHDYLKNEALFNPNGNIKDSEFYISVTNKDNVNNKIDADGRFPYDYKYGRHAHEIQEYVKVVPFSRDNISYDILTRFQEQIPYVYQLMQNFNQKNEKTKRLTTDSKI encoded by the coding sequence ATGAGAAATTTAAACGTATTACTATTAGTTTCATTATTCATATTTAGCTGTAAGCAAAAAGCAAAAGAGACCGAACATGTAGAAGTTAAAAAGCGTACTATTGTTTCAACAATTATAGAAGATAAAGACAACTTTTATCATATAGATTTTAATAATTATCCCTTAAAAGAAAAAAGTTTACCAATTGGAGTTTTTGATTCAGGAACTGGAGGTTTAACGGTTTTAAAAGCCATAGTTAATTATGATGAAAACAACAATGAAAACTATACAAAAGGTCGTGATGGTGAAATAGATTTTAATAAAGAAGCATTCATCTACCTAGGCGATCAAGCCAATATGCCATATGGTAATTATTCAAAAGAAAATAAAGTAGATTTATTAAATGAGCATATTATTAAAGATGCTCAATTTTTAATGAGTAATAAATATTATTCCGATGCTTCAGATACTACCGTTAATACCGATAAACAACCTGTAAAAGCTATAGTCATTGCTTGTAATACGGCTACGGCCTACGGGAAAGAATACATCGAAGAATTCTTAAAAAAAGCCAATTCAAACTTAAAAGTTATTGGCGTTATTGATGCTGGAGTAAGAGGTACTTTGGCTACCATAAAAAAAGATGAAAACGCCATAGTAGGTGTGTTAGCAACTGCTGGTACGGTAGCTTCTAAAGGGTATAGCAAAACGCTATTAAAGTTTAAAGACGAATTTGGCTATACAGGGCATATAGAAGTGTTTTCTCAAGGAGGCGTTGGCATTGCCGAAGCCGTTGACGAAGATCCTAATTATTACGATAAAAACTTAAAGAAACCTCGTAATGACTATAAAGGACCTAGTTTAGATGGCGATGTAAAAATTGATAAAACCCTATTTGATATTTATAATTTCGATTTCGATAATAGCAAAATGCTTTGTGACACCGAAAAATCTGATGACTGCTCAATACTTCAAATTAACGATGCCAAAAATTATGTGCGCTATCATTTAGTAACCCTAATGGAGCAAATACGTCAATCTAAAACCAATAACAAACTAAAATCCATCATTTTGGGATGTACGCATTATCCGTATATGACTGAAGAAATAGATGCTATTTTAAAAGAGCTGTATCGTTACAAAGGAAAAGAAGGCAAGTATTTATATCGTGACTTTATGGTAGAAAATATTCAACTTATAGATCCAGCGGTAGATACTGCTAAAGAGTTACACGACTATTTAAAAAACGAAGCATTATTTAACCCAAATGGAAATATTAAAGACAGTGAGTTTTATATAAGTGTAACAAATAAAGACAACGTTAATAATAAAATAGATGCAGATGGTCGTTTTCCTTACGATTATAAATATGGGCGACATGCTCACGAAATTCAAGAATATGTAAAAGTAGTTCCCTTTAGTAGGGATAATATTTCCTACGATATTTTAACACGCTTCCAAGAACAAATTCCGTATGTATATCAATTGATGCAGAATTTCAATCAAAAAAATGAAAAGACTAAAAGGTTAACAACAGATAGTAAAATATAA
- a CDS encoding N-acyl-D-amino-acid deacylase family protein has translation MTKPIQQPLKKLELLFFLILISCLISCKKEIKADILIQNGTVYNGVDHIPNNLSIAIKEDKIIFIGDESSVSIKASKTIDASKLIVSPGFIDPHTHADRELKDPKTSHNLPFLMQGITTTIVGNDGDSFYPTEKYQKLYNEQGIGTNAVQLIGHHEILKAVVGKSDVEPTRDDIAKMQALMQKEMDAGAFGMSTGLYYAPGSYTNTDEVIALAKIVAKNGGIYDTHLRDESSNTIGLVASVQEAIQIGRQAKLPIHISHIKCLGVDVWHQSDSIIKIVEVAQKEGIEITANQYPYDASGTSLNAAVSPRWAESGGKDSLLYRAALPKFKEQIFKETKVNITRRGGPTKLLVVKCNDTTFLGKTLHQISKILNMPSEEAVYQILETGYVRVASFNMNSHDINNFMKQPWVVTGSDGNTGHPRKYGTFPRKYHKYVKQDGIIDLATFINGSTSKTADIFRIPNRGKLKEGYFADIIIFNPETFKDIANYKDSFQYAEGLEYSIINGKLSVENGEFTKKLNGKVLKK, from the coding sequence ATGACTAAACCTATACAACAGCCATTGAAAAAACTAGAACTTCTTTTTTTTCTAATTTTAATTAGTTGCTTGATTTCATGTAAAAAAGAAATTAAAGCGGATATTTTAATTCAAAATGGAACAGTTTATAATGGCGTAGATCATATTCCAAATAATTTATCAATCGCTATAAAAGAGGATAAAATTATCTTTATAGGTGACGAGAGTTCCGTTTCAATTAAAGCATCAAAAACTATTGATGCTTCTAAATTAATTGTGTCTCCTGGTTTTATAGATCCACATACACATGCCGACAGAGAATTAAAAGACCCTAAAACGTCCCACAACTTACCTTTTTTAATGCAAGGTATAACAACAACCATAGTTGGTAATGATGGTGACAGTTTTTATCCTACTGAAAAGTATCAAAAATTATATAATGAACAAGGTATTGGTACTAATGCTGTGCAGCTTATAGGTCATCATGAAATTTTAAAAGCAGTTGTTGGGAAAAGTGATGTGGAACCAACGCGCGATGACATTGCTAAAATGCAAGCGTTAATGCAAAAGGAAATGGATGCAGGAGCCTTTGGTATGTCAACAGGATTATATTATGCTCCTGGAAGTTATACTAATACAGATGAGGTTATAGCTCTGGCAAAAATTGTTGCAAAAAACGGAGGCATTTATGATACGCATTTACGCGATGAAAGTTCTAACACTATAGGTTTAGTAGCGTCAGTTCAAGAAGCTATACAGATTGGTCGTCAGGCAAAATTGCCAATACACATTTCACATATAAAATGTTTAGGTGTTGATGTTTGGCATCAAAGTGATTCCATTATTAAAATTGTTGAAGTTGCTCAAAAAGAAGGTATTGAGATTACTGCAAATCAATATCCATACGATGCTTCTGGAACCAGTTTAAATGCTGCTGTTTCGCCTCGTTGGGCAGAAAGTGGTGGAAAGGACTCTTTATTGTATCGTGCAGCGCTTCCTAAATTTAAAGAACAGATTTTTAAAGAAACTAAAGTAAATATTACACGACGAGGTGGACCAACAAAACTGCTCGTTGTAAAATGTAACGACACAACATTTCTTGGTAAGACCCTTCATCAAATATCCAAAATATTAAATATGCCTTCAGAAGAAGCAGTGTATCAAATCCTAGAAACTGGTTATGTGCGCGTCGCTTCTTTCAATATGAATTCTCATGATATTAATAATTTTATGAAACAGCCATGGGTTGTTACAGGATCTGACGGTAATACAGGGCACCCAAGAAAGTACGGTACATTTCCGCGTAAATACCATAAGTATGTCAAGCAAGATGGTATTATAGATTTGGCAACTTTTATTAACGGAAGCACTTCAAAAACGGCAGACATATTTAGAATTCCAAATAGAGGGAAACTTAAAGAAGGATACTTCGCAGACATCATAATATTTAATCCAGAAACTTTTAAAGATATCGCAAATTATAAAGACTCTTTTCAGTATGCAGAAGGATTAGAATATAGTATCATCAATGGAAAACTATCTGTTGAAAATGGAGAATTTACAAAAAAATTAAACGGTAAAGTTTTAAAAAAATAA
- a CDS encoding M14 family metallopeptidase — protein MILSYRNSLLLFCLIIIISCKSADPVSFKTYVDTTTKPVLIQKKQTYALDDLGVYASNNFDGARLNGLKKANDSTAILLINPENEPINNSAYYSFKVWSNTSKSFYFTFQYPKGYKHRYIPKLKKDKNWDIIDSTNVFKKDSIVTIKLELRKSPITVAAQQINSSSDVKTWYTNLIKGKEDYVHFSNFGKSRLGRNLPVLDIYKGDKKNKDVIVLLTRQHPPEVTGYFAFQEFLKAILSNSNLSNDFLNEYRVLAFPIINPDGVDLGHWRHNAGGVDTNRDWSVYNQPEVKQTVEYITKTLRKNNSKLILGLDFHSTYEDVFYTNKIREGTTLPNFIDNWFKALEQNIPNYKVNEAAGNSTKPVSKGWFLYGHNATGITYEIGDSTPKDRIQLIGKVTAEQMMSVLLNK, from the coding sequence ATGATACTTTCTTACCGTAATTCCTTATTGTTGTTTTGTTTAATAATTATAATAAGTTGTAAAAGCGCAGATCCTGTTTCTTTTAAAACTTATGTAGATACGACAACGAAACCTGTTCTGATTCAAAAGAAACAAACCTATGCTTTAGATGATTTAGGTGTTTATGCCAGCAATAACTTTGATGGAGCAAGACTGAATGGATTAAAAAAAGCAAATGATAGTACGGCTATTCTTCTAATAAATCCAGAAAATGAGCCTATTAACAATAGTGCCTATTATTCGTTTAAAGTTTGGTCGAATACAAGTAAGTCGTTTTATTTTACTTTTCAATACCCAAAAGGATATAAGCATAGATATATTCCTAAGCTTAAAAAAGACAAAAATTGGGACATCATAGATTCAACCAATGTCTTCAAAAAAGATAGTATAGTAACCATCAAGCTCGAATTGAGAAAATCTCCAATAACGGTTGCTGCTCAACAAATAAATTCATCCTCAGATGTTAAAACATGGTATACAAACTTAATTAAAGGCAAAGAAGATTATGTACACTTTAGCAATTTTGGAAAATCAAGATTAGGGCGCAATTTACCTGTTTTAGATATTTATAAAGGCGATAAAAAAAACAAAGATGTTATTGTTCTATTAACACGCCAACATCCACCTGAAGTTACAGGTTATTTTGCTTTTCAAGAATTTTTAAAAGCCATTTTAAGTAACTCAAATCTTTCAAATGACTTTTTAAACGAATATCGCGTGTTGGCTTTCCCAATAATAAATCCAGACGGTGTAGATCTTGGGCATTGGCGTCATAATGCAGGGGGTGTTGACACAAACAGAGATTGGTCCGTATACAATCAACCAGAAGTAAAACAAACAGTAGAATATATTACTAAGACTTTAAGAAAAAACAATTCTAAATTAATATTAGGGTTAGATTTTCACTCCACATACGAAGATGTTTTCTATACCAATAAGATTAGAGAAGGAACTACGCTACCCAATTTTATAGATAATTGGTTTAAAGCGTTAGAACAAAACATCCCTAATTATAAAGTAAATGAAGCCGCCGGGAATAGTACCAAACCTGTGTCTAAAGGGTGGTTTTTATATGGCCATAATGCTACTGGTATAACTTATGAAATTGGAGATTCTACCCCTAAAGACAGAATCCAACTAATAGGCAAAGTTACTGCCGAACAGATGATGAGTGTTTTATTAAATAAATAA
- a CDS encoding M14 family metallopeptidase — MKLFQFIFYLVILNSALSCNKNVSDDVIFYTDFHSSKLTKVEKTGDNQYTTYFSPAFEPVNKSPWFAFGISSKIDKEIVVQLNYGKYKHRYVPKLSSDKKTWKIIDAQRIKVDSSTGIATLNLSVSSQKLYVAAQEVESSEDTYSWINELLIKHPEIKKTIAGKTVLDKNNYALEIEDNSNLNSIVLIARQHPPEIPGGTISFKAFYEELLSNSQMASDFRSKFNIYTFPLLNPDGADMGNWRHNANGVDLNRDWVGFTQPETQMVDKYLTRKTKEGKKIQFALDFHTSYSGPYMLILDSLNEIKTNKIIPDWIDRIENNSQFKVEARRRSQQLPYCYNYFYNKFNCEAVTYEEGDEVDRHIIKKRAQAYARELMITFNNK; from the coding sequence ATGAAGCTTTTTCAATTTATTTTTTATTTAGTCATATTAAATAGTGCGCTTAGCTGTAATAAAAATGTATCTGATGATGTTATTTTTTATACAGATTTTCATAGCTCAAAACTAACGAAAGTAGAAAAAACAGGAGACAACCAGTATACTACATATTTTTCTCCTGCTTTTGAACCAGTAAACAAAAGTCCTTGGTTTGCTTTTGGTATTAGTTCTAAAATAGATAAAGAGATAGTAGTGCAGCTTAATTACGGCAAGTATAAACATCGCTATGTTCCTAAACTAAGTTCAGATAAGAAAACATGGAAAATTATTGATGCACAAAGAATTAAAGTTGACTCTAGCACTGGAATAGCCACATTAAACTTGAGTGTTTCTTCCCAAAAATTATACGTTGCTGCACAAGAAGTAGAATCCTCGGAAGACACCTACTCTTGGATCAATGAGTTATTAATAAAACATCCAGAAATTAAAAAGACAATTGCTGGAAAAACAGTGTTAGATAAAAACAATTATGCTTTAGAAATTGAAGATAACAGTAACCTAAATTCGATAGTACTAATTGCTAGACAACACCCGCCAGAAATTCCTGGAGGGACTATTAGTTTTAAAGCTTTTTATGAAGAATTATTAAGTAATTCTCAAATGGCAAGTGATTTTAGAAGCAAATTTAATATTTATACGTTTCCCTTATTAAACCCTGATGGTGCAGACATGGGTAACTGGAGGCATAATGCCAACGGTGTAGATTTAAATAGAGATTGGGTGGGTTTTACACAACCAGAAACACAAATGGTTGACAAATATCTAACTCGTAAAACGAAAGAAGGAAAGAAAATCCAATTTGCACTAGATTTCCATACATCATATTCAGGACCTTACATGTTAATTTTAGATTCTTTAAATGAAATTAAAACGAATAAAATCATTCCGGATTGGATAGATCGTATTGAAAACAACTCACAATTTAAGGTTGAAGCTAGAAGACGTAGTCAACAATTGCCATACTGCTATAATTATTTTTATAACAAGTTTAATTGTGAAGCAGTGACGTATGAAGAGGGCGATGAAGTAGATAGGCACATCATAAAAAAAAGAGCTCAAGCCTATGCTCGAGAGTTAATGATAACATTTAATAATAAATAG